The Candidatus Hinthialibacter antarcticus genome contains a region encoding:
- a CDS encoding DUF5009 domain-containing protein, giving the protein MPEPTIVQKPQRLASLDAYRGIVMFLMVAEVLHLSRIAGYFPNSWFWNTLSFHQSHVEWVGCSLHDLIQPSFSFMVGVALPFSIASRLKKEQSWLQMNLHAVWRAVLLISIGIFLRSLHSSQTYFTFEDTLTQIGLGYWFLFLLGFTSLRAQIGVLGALLFGYWLAFALYPLPPAGFDTTSVGVPADWSHQLSGFAAHWNKNTNFAAGFEQWFLNLFPRENPFVYNGGGYLTLSFIPTLGTMILGLLAGQIVKKEASHQSKVGALVSIGFACLALGVLLHAFGLCPIVKRIWTPAWTLFSGGWCFLFLAFLYQLIDVWGTKSWSFVFLIFGMNSITLYCMSWLMEDFIHEAFQRHLGHGVFLIFGEPYQTLVSGFAVLAVFWLILFWMYRNKYLIRI; this is encoded by the coding sequence ATGCCGGAGCCTACAATCGTTCAGAAACCACAGCGCCTAGCGTCACTGGACGCATACCGCGGCATCGTCATGTTTTTAATGGTCGCAGAGGTGCTTCACCTCAGCCGCATAGCGGGCTATTTCCCCAACAGTTGGTTTTGGAACACTCTCAGTTTCCATCAATCTCACGTCGAATGGGTCGGATGTTCGCTGCATGACCTCATCCAACCTTCGTTCTCTTTTATGGTGGGCGTCGCGCTTCCCTTCTCCATCGCCAGCCGCCTCAAGAAAGAACAATCCTGGCTGCAAATGAACCTACACGCCGTCTGGCGCGCCGTCTTGCTCATCTCTATAGGAATTTTCTTACGCTCACTTCATTCCTCTCAAACCTACTTCACTTTTGAGGACACATTAACGCAAATTGGTTTGGGCTACTGGTTTCTCTTTCTGTTAGGCTTCACTTCCCTACGCGCACAAATTGGCGTTTTGGGCGCATTGCTGTTTGGCTATTGGCTTGCGTTCGCGCTATACCCGCTGCCGCCCGCAGGCTTCGATACCACCAGCGTAGGCGTTCCGGCGGATTGGTCGCATCAGTTATCCGGCTTCGCCGCGCATTGGAACAAAAACACCAACTTCGCCGCTGGCTTTGAACAATGGTTCTTAAATCTCTTCCCGCGTGAAAATCCCTTTGTTTATAACGGCGGCGGCTACTTAACGCTTAGTTTCATCCCGACGCTTGGCACCATGATTCTCGGACTGCTCGCCGGGCAAATCGTCAAAAAAGAAGCATCGCATCAATCCAAAGTCGGGGCGCTAGTTTCAATCGGCTTTGCCTGTCTGGCGCTAGGCGTGTTACTGCACGCCTTCGGCCTATGCCCCATCGTCAAACGCATCTGGACCCCGGCGTGGACGCTGTTCAGCGGCGGGTGGTGTTTTTTATTCCTAGCGTTTTTATATCAGCTGATTGACGTGTGGGGGACCAAATCATGGTCGTTTGTCTTTTTGATTTTCGGCATGAACTCGATCACGCTGTATTGCATGAGCTGGCTCATGGAAGACTTCATCCATGAAGCGTTTCAACGCCACTTAGGCCATGGCGTCTTCTTAATTTTTGGCGAGCCGTATCAAACCCTTGTCAGTGGATTCGCAGTGTTAGCAGTCTTCTGGCTCATTCTCTTTTGGATGTACCGCAACAAGTATTTGATTCGCATCTAG
- a CDS encoding YfiR family protein, protein MRSFYGEFARRLSGDAAAPVRLARRTWGLAAIALIGFSVFALPQSAQSQRVYDEYEVKAAFIYNCMLFVDWPNETDNESKKPYTICILGEDPFGKFLNTIARTKTIQSRPIKIQRIKSLEEFKDAHILFISKNEQRNLKKILETVSDKPILTIADFSGFADNGGVLEFLLINNRVNFRVNEKTANQAKLRMSAQLLNLAVEIIRDPEAEGASE, encoded by the coding sequence ATGCGCTCTTTCTACGGGGAATTCGCGCGACGCCTTTCCGGCGACGCAGCGGCGCCCGTGCGCCTAGCGCGTAGAACGTGGGGCCTTGCGGCGATTGCATTGATCGGGTTCAGCGTTTTCGCCCTGCCTCAGTCCGCGCAAAGCCAACGCGTCTATGATGAGTACGAAGTCAAAGCGGCTTTCATTTATAATTGCATGCTCTTTGTTGACTGGCCGAATGAAACCGATAACGAATCGAAAAAGCCTTACACAATTTGCATATTAGGCGAAGACCCATTTGGCAAATTTTTAAACACGATCGCCCGCACCAAAACCATTCAGTCGCGCCCCATCAAAATTCAGCGAATCAAATCGCTCGAAGAATTCAAGGACGCGCATATTCTGTTCATCAGCAAAAACGAGCAACGAAACCTTAAGAAAATTCTTGAAACAGTCAGCGACAAGCCCATACTCACCATCGCTGATTTTTCGGGCTTTGCCGACAACGGCGGCGTGTTGGAATTCTTGCTGATTAACAACCGGGTCAATTTCCGGGTCAATGAAAAAACGGCGAACCAAGCGAAACTACGCATGAGCGCTCAGTTGCTCAATTTGGCGGTAGAAATTATTCGCGATCCTGAAGCAGAGGGTGCGTCCGAATGA
- a CDS encoding CocE/NonD family hydrolase produces MKNLSLNMYIRFFALICLFALIPGAVCSQANDYTFKKNVMVEMRDGVKLATNVFIPNGDGPFPVILMRSPYGKGDENGGNGKRFTSQGYVFVSQDCRGKFDSEGIWDPFRYDREDGFDTVKWVTQQSWCDGKIGTGGGSYVGFTQWSSAPETSPLLSCMLPVVPFSDAYLGTNYVHGAYQLALTMGWGTMVSFKPGETPPQIDWAKAYTHLPLQTWDDAVGKEIFYLRDWIKHSTYDDYWKQRSITSQYEDITVPILNIGGWYDIFAKIAIENIASVRQKSKDPMSRRNALCIIGPWGHGVNQTKVGDIDFGEASKIEMGKIEDAWYSYWLKGEQTEASNWPPYRLFVMGRNEWRSANEWPLPETVWTKVYLHSNGSANSSSGDGALRFESPSQQTTDEFTYDPENPVPTTGGNNLVGAPIGPFNQQDVEKRTDVLVYTTGPLDHDLEVTGPVTMTLFASSTATDTDFTAKLVDVHPDGKAYNICDGIIRARYRNSDTNLELIEPGTVYEYEIDLWVTSNEFKKGHCIRVEVSSSNFPRFDRNPNTGHEFGADTQLIKATQTIYHDAEHPSHIVLPVIPRK; encoded by the coding sequence ATGAAAAATCTAAGCCTGAATATGTATATTCGCTTCTTTGCATTGATTTGTCTCTTTGCATTGATTCCCGGCGCCGTCTGCTCTCAAGCAAACGACTACACCTTCAAAAAAAACGTAATGGTCGAAATGCGCGACGGCGTCAAACTGGCGACCAATGTGTTTATCCCGAACGGCGACGGCCCCTTCCCTGTCATCTTGATGCGCTCACCCTACGGCAAAGGCGATGAAAACGGCGGCAATGGAAAGCGCTTCACCTCTCAGGGCTATGTATTTGTTTCGCAAGATTGCCGGGGAAAATTCGATTCCGAAGGAATCTGGGACCCGTTTCGTTATGACCGCGAAGACGGCTTCGACACAGTAAAATGGGTCACGCAACAATCATGGTGCGATGGAAAAATTGGCACAGGCGGCGGCTCGTATGTAGGCTTCACTCAATGGTCGTCCGCGCCCGAAACCAGCCCGCTCTTGAGTTGCATGCTCCCGGTCGTTCCCTTTTCAGACGCCTACCTCGGAACCAATTACGTCCACGGCGCCTATCAGCTCGCATTGACGATGGGCTGGGGAACCATGGTCTCGTTCAAGCCTGGAGAAACGCCGCCGCAAATTGATTGGGCGAAAGCGTATACCCATCTTCCGCTGCAAACCTGGGACGACGCCGTCGGCAAAGAAATCTTCTATCTTCGCGACTGGATTAAACACTCAACCTACGATGACTATTGGAAGCAACGCAGCATTACCAGCCAATATGAAGACATCACCGTCCCCATATTAAACATCGGCGGCTGGTATGACATTTTTGCCAAAATCGCTATCGAAAACATCGCCAGCGTCCGCCAGAAAAGCAAAGACCCCATGTCGCGGCGCAACGCGCTCTGCATCATCGGCCCCTGGGGGCACGGCGTCAATCAAACCAAAGTCGGCGACATTGACTTCGGCGAGGCATCCAAAATTGAAATGGGAAAAATTGAAGACGCCTGGTATTCGTATTGGCTCAAAGGCGAACAAACGGAAGCCAGCAACTGGCCGCCCTACCGCCTGTTCGTCATGGGACGAAACGAATGGCGCAGCGCCAACGAATGGCCGCTGCCTGAAACCGTATGGACGAAGGTCTATCTCCACAGCAACGGCAGCGCGAATTCATCATCGGGCGACGGCGCCTTACGCTTCGAAAGCCCCAGTCAACAAACCACCGACGAGTTTACGTACGACCCAGAAAACCCTGTCCCAACCACAGGCGGCAACAATTTAGTCGGCGCACCTATTGGGCCGTTTAATCAACAAGACGTTGAGAAAAGGACCGACGTGTTGGTGTATACCACAGGGCCGTTAGATCATGACCTCGAAGTTACCGGTCCGGTCACGATGACGCTGTTCGCCTCATCAACCGCAACCGATACCGACTTCACCGCCAAACTGGTCGACGTTCATCCTGACGGCAAGGCGTACAACATTTGCGATGGAATCATCCGCGCCCGCTATCGCAATTCCGACACGAATCTCGAACTCATTGAGCCTGGAACCGTGTATGAATATGAAATTGACTTGTGGGTCACGTCAAACGAATTCAAGAAAGGCCACTGCATCCGCGTCGAAGTCTCAAGCAGCAACTTCCCGCGCTTCGACCGCAACCCAAACACGGGGCATGAATTTGGCGCTGATACGCAACTCATCAAAGCAACGCAGACAATCTATCACGACGCCGAACACCCGTCGCATATAGTTTTGCCGGTGATTCCAAGGAAGTAA
- a CDS encoding TonB-dependent receptor → MSPLTQFSLEELLNLQVTTVSKTAENQLDAAAAIYVISQEDIRRSGVTSVAEALRLSPGLHVARIDSNKWAISARGFNDRFGNKLLVMIDGRSVYTTMFSGVYWDMQDLILDDIDRIEIIRGPGAALWGANAVNGVINIITKKTADTRGGLLSVLVGTEDQNITQFRYGAPLGSEADYRLYGKFFDRDHFSTRNGDNADDEWSGGRAGFRMDWTPSSQDAVMFQGNLYTGESKTAEQLPFSTPPYLDHFLGDDDYYGGYILANWERQLYDESNISLQTYYDHDRRDNAYADITRHIFDIDFQHNFPLSDWQEFSWGLGYRLTADDIDDTIRYMASPASRNDQLLNAFLQDKIELIEDELTLTLGSKFEHNDYSGFEIQPSGRLLWSPNEQHRLWGAISRAVRTPSRFEHDIRFPILATPPSSERNPLPIPVVAYVQGDEDFDAEDLLAFEIGYRYLFSQKLTFDAAVFYNQYTGLRSGTPDVLTLSDDGLYGVAPILADNDMDGETYGAEIAVDYAPVEWWAWALTYTWIDIQLHLPSDNPIVDVLSDENGTPRHQASLRSSLDIGEEIDFDLWLRYTDKLPTYDVPSYFSLDARLSWSPGDNFEFVLGGQNLLNDSHVEFTRSNFFAAFPSEVDRQVYAKVTWTF, encoded by the coding sequence ATGTCGCCACTTACACAATTCAGTTTAGAAGAATTATTAAATCTGCAAGTCACGACAGTTTCAAAAACAGCTGAAAACCAATTGGACGCCGCCGCCGCCATTTATGTGATTTCGCAAGAAGACATTCGACGCTCTGGCGTGACCAGCGTGGCGGAGGCGCTGCGCCTGTCTCCCGGTTTACACGTTGCGCGAATTGATTCCAACAAATGGGCGATCAGCGCCCGCGGATTCAACGACCGCTTCGGCAACAAACTGTTGGTGATGATTGATGGGCGCTCAGTCTATACGACGATGTTTTCCGGCGTGTATTGGGATATGCAAGATTTAATCTTAGACGACATCGACCGCATCGAAATCATACGCGGCCCCGGAGCAGCGCTATGGGGGGCCAACGCCGTCAATGGCGTCATCAACATCATTACCAAAAAAACCGCTGACACGCGCGGCGGGCTTCTCAGCGTGTTGGTGGGGACGGAAGACCAAAACATCACCCAGTTTCGATATGGCGCACCATTAGGCAGCGAAGCCGATTACCGATTGTACGGTAAATTTTTCGACCGCGACCATTTTTCAACGCGAAACGGCGACAACGCGGACGACGAGTGGAGCGGCGGGCGCGCCGGTTTCCGCATGGATTGGACGCCGTCGTCTCAAGACGCGGTAATGTTCCAAGGCAATCTCTATACGGGGGAATCTAAAACCGCCGAACAGCTGCCGTTTTCTACGCCGCCATACTTAGACCACTTTCTCGGCGACGATGACTATTACGGCGGGTATATTTTGGCCAACTGGGAACGACAACTCTACGATGAATCAAACATAAGCCTACAAACCTATTACGATCACGACCGCCGCGATAACGCATACGCCGACATCACCCGCCATATTTTTGATATTGATTTCCAGCATAATTTCCCATTGTCGGACTGGCAAGAATTCAGTTGGGGACTGGGATACCGTCTCACTGCTGATGACATTGACGACACGATCCGTTATATGGCGTCGCCCGCGAGCCGAAACGACCAGTTATTGAATGCGTTCTTACAAGACAAAATCGAACTCATTGAAGATGAATTAACGCTCACGCTCGGCAGCAAATTTGAACACAATGATTATTCGGGCTTTGAAATCCAGCCGAGCGGCAGACTGCTCTGGTCGCCCAATGAACAGCACCGGCTGTGGGGCGCCATTTCTCGCGCCGTGCGTACGCCATCGCGCTTTGAACATGACATCCGCTTTCCAATTTTGGCTACGCCTCCGTCAAGCGAAAGAAACCCGCTGCCCATTCCAGTGGTCGCGTATGTTCAAGGCGATGAAGATTTCGATGCTGAAGACCTGCTTGCGTTTGAAATCGGCTACCGCTATCTGTTCAGCCAAAAATTGACCTTCGACGCAGCCGTGTTTTATAACCAATACACAGGTCTGCGTTCGGGTACGCCGGATGTGCTGACCTTATCGGATGACGGCCTCTATGGCGTGGCGCCTATTTTGGCGGACAACGACATGGATGGAGAAACCTACGGCGCTGAAATCGCGGTGGACTACGCCCCCGTTGAATGGTGGGCCTGGGCGCTCACCTATACCTGGATCGACATTCAACTGCATCTGCCGTCAGACAACCCAATCGTAGATGTGTTAAGCGATGAAAACGGAACGCCCCGCCATCAAGCCTCCTTGCGCAGTTCGCTTGATATCGGCGAGGAGATCGACTTTGACCTCTGGCTTCGTTACACCGACAAACTGCCGACGTATGACGTTCCGTCTTATTTTTCGTTGGACGCCCGCTTGAGTTGGTCGCCTGGCGATAATTTCGAGTTCGTACTCGGTGGACAAAACTTATTGAACGACAGTCATGTTGAATTTACGCGCTCGAATTTTTTCGCCGCGTTTCCGTCTGAAGTCGACCGTCAGGTATACGCAAAGGTGACATGGACATTCTAA
- a CDS encoding response regulator has product MVTVLVVDDDANFRLLARRALEQANLTVIEAYSGQEMLDRFAANTVDVILLDIMMPEMDGYEACRRLRSLPDGGLVPVLMLTGLDDIESIKNAYEAGATDFISKPVNWLILGHRVLFLQRANRQIRETVQQELNNLAALYDLPELAIPDEDDAEWQEEHTEMLRAIYTLQNIVGGELFNQYFTDFLGDIQVLLKQLKEAANLEDELEIKDKIITLKVKFGTLSARTLNNDCEEILSLNIAENVEKMRTIVNKIITRFDQVDEIIRERFGL; this is encoded by the coding sequence ATGGTAACTGTCCTAGTCGTTGATGATGATGCGAACTTTCGATTGCTAGCGCGACGCGCGTTGGAGCAAGCCAATTTAACCGTGATCGAAGCGTATTCGGGTCAGGAGATGTTGGACCGCTTCGCTGCTAATACTGTCGATGTGATTTTGCTCGACATTATGATGCCGGAGATGGATGGCTATGAAGCCTGCCGCCGCTTACGCAGCCTGCCTGACGGAGGCCTGGTTCCGGTATTGATGTTAACGGGATTGGATGACATCGAGTCGATAAAAAATGCCTATGAAGCCGGAGCGACTGACTTTATATCAAAACCCGTTAATTGGTTGATTTTGGGTCATCGCGTTCTCTTTCTGCAACGCGCCAATAGGCAAATTCGTGAAACCGTTCAACAAGAACTCAACAACCTAGCTGCGTTATATGATTTACCGGAACTTGCAATTCCAGATGAAGACGACGCTGAGTGGCAAGAAGAACATACCGAAATGTTGAGGGCGATATACACCCTGCAAAATATCGTTGGCGGTGAACTCTTCAATCAATACTTCACTGACTTCTTAGGGGATATCCAAGTATTACTCAAACAACTCAAAGAAGCGGCGAATTTAGAAGATGAACTCGAAATTAAAGACAAAATCATTACGCTCAAAGTGAAATTTGGAACTCTGAGCGCAAGAACATTGAATAACGATTGCGAAGAAATCTTGTCGCTCAATATTGCCGAAAATGTAGAGAAAATGCGCACGATAGTGAATAAAATTATTACCCGGTTTGATCAAGTCGATGAGATCATTCGCGAAAGATTCGGATTATGA
- a CDS encoding GH116 family glycosyl-hydrolase: protein MNDKNSLPIVECCSGPADDCSVSRRDFLKTTGIGTGIALAAPGASAQVAVKPTAKQKKFLNQFDQSPWPILKRYPQTHVARIALPLGGIGTGTVSLGGRGDLRDWEIMNRPAKGFTPKRGDIAPFFSLFTREASGETQTRVLEGPVEAFLYEGSHGSPIPNDNVPRFKECAFATAYPFGQCALSDPNIPVDVKIMAFNPFVPCDAEASSIPGAVLRFRLTNKTNKPVFASVCGSIPNFIGMDGREQQRGWDGDFIPVGAKKNKNEFKETPPIRGVLMTTKGVDPKSNCWGSMALTTPVLANSTYRIDWPNKGWGATLLDFWDDFSADGRLDERPVSGHDMPIASLTSEIELPPKMSCEMEFFLTWHFPNRITWTPRGGDHADADIIGNHYTTQYENAWAAAEHLAKTVDAFEKKTHNFVTAFCESDLPEVVKESALFNLSTIRSQTCFRTPDGRFYGYEGCCNTQGCCHGSCTHVWNYEQAVAHLFGDLAMTMREVEFAQATNEQGMMSFRVHLPLERAHHFGKAAADGQMGCIMKMYRDWRLSGNDAMLKKLWPHVKKAIEFCWINGGWDADRDGVMEGCQHNTMDVEYYGPNPQMGVWYLGALRAGEKMAKALGQNDFAAECRRLFESGKTWLDQNLFNGEYYIHQIKPPASRDDIAPSLLIGMGAKDVANPDYQLGEGCLVDQLVGQFLAHICELGYLTDEQHVKTTLASIMKYNFHADLSDHFNCMRTFALADEAALLMASYPKSRPENPFPYFTEAMTGFEYTAAIGMLYEGQTEEGMKCIQAIRDRYDGLKRNPFNEAECGHHYARALASWAAVLAMTGFSYSAPEKRITFAAESGNHFWANGYAWGTCKIKKSRSNCEIEFTVLHGNIKFKDFALRDFGAHSFDATLELAQGGSTSLRIPKSV, encoded by the coding sequence ATGAACGACAAGAATTCGCTCCCCATCGTTGAATGTTGCAGCGGCCCAGCAGACGACTGCAGCGTCAGCCGCAGAGATTTTCTAAAGACCACTGGTATCGGAACCGGCATTGCTCTTGCCGCGCCCGGCGCCAGCGCCCAGGTCGCCGTTAAACCAACCGCGAAACAAAAAAAGTTCCTCAATCAGTTCGACCAAAGCCCCTGGCCGATCTTGAAGCGCTACCCGCAAACTCATGTCGCCCGCATCGCCCTGCCGCTGGGCGGCATCGGAACCGGGACCGTCTCACTGGGCGGACGCGGCGACCTGCGCGACTGGGAAATCATGAACCGCCCCGCCAAAGGCTTCACGCCAAAACGCGGCGACATCGCGCCGTTTTTTTCGCTATTTACCCGCGAGGCGTCAGGCGAAACGCAGACGCGAGTACTCGAAGGCCCGGTCGAAGCCTTTCTTTATGAAGGCAGCCACGGCAGCCCCATCCCCAATGACAACGTACCCCGCTTTAAAGAGTGTGCGTTCGCGACGGCCTATCCATTCGGGCAATGCGCCTTGTCCGACCCAAACATTCCCGTTGACGTTAAAATTATGGCATTTAATCCGTTCGTTCCTTGCGATGCTGAGGCAAGCAGCATCCCCGGCGCGGTACTACGATTTCGTTTGACAAACAAAACGAATAAACCTGTCTTCGCTTCCGTGTGCGGTTCGATTCCGAATTTCATCGGCATGGACGGACGCGAACAACAGCGCGGCTGGGACGGCGATTTTATTCCAGTCGGCGCGAAAAAAAACAAAAATGAATTTAAAGAAACGCCGCCAATTCGAGGCGTGTTGATGACCACGAAAGGCGTGGACCCGAAATCAAACTGCTGGGGTTCAATGGCGCTGACCACGCCAGTGCTTGCAAATTCGACCTATCGCATCGACTGGCCTAACAAAGGCTGGGGCGCAACGCTGCTTGATTTTTGGGATGACTTCAGCGCAGACGGCAGACTCGACGAGCGTCCGGTCAGCGGCCATGACATGCCGATCGCCTCGCTCACGTCTGAAATCGAACTACCGCCAAAAATGTCATGTGAAATGGAATTCTTTCTGACATGGCATTTCCCCAATCGCATTACCTGGACGCCGCGCGGCGGCGATCACGCCGACGCAGACATTATCGGCAACCATTACACAACACAATACGAAAACGCCTGGGCGGCGGCGGAACATCTCGCAAAGACGGTTGATGCGTTTGAAAAAAAGACACATAACTTCGTCACAGCCTTTTGCGAAAGCGACCTGCCCGAAGTCGTCAAAGAATCGGCGCTGTTTAATCTGAGCACCATCCGCTCGCAAACCTGTTTCCGCACGCCGGACGGGCGCTTCTATGGCTACGAAGGCTGCTGCAACACCCAAGGCTGCTGTCATGGCTCCTGTACGCACGTCTGGAATTACGAACAAGCCGTCGCGCACCTCTTCGGCGATTTAGCAATGACCATGCGGGAAGTCGAGTTCGCCCAGGCGACCAATGAACAAGGCATGATGAGTTTCCGCGTCCATTTGCCTTTAGAGCGCGCGCATCATTTTGGCAAAGCCGCTGCGGACGGACAGATGGGCTGCATCATGAAAATGTACCGCGACTGGCGCCTGTCGGGCAACGACGCGATGCTAAAAAAACTCTGGCCTCACGTTAAAAAGGCCATCGAGTTTTGTTGGATCAACGGCGGGTGGGACGCCGACCGCGACGGCGTGATGGAAGGCTGCCAACACAATACGATGGATGTCGAATATTACGGCCCCAACCCACAGATGGGCGTCTGGTATCTGGGCGCATTACGCGCGGGAGAAAAAATGGCGAAGGCGCTGGGCCAGAATGATTTCGCCGCTGAATGCCGCCGCCTGTTTGAAAGTGGAAAAACCTGGCTCGACCAGAATTTATTCAACGGCGAATATTACATTCACCAGATCAAGCCTCCAGCAAGCCGCGATGACATCGCGCCGAGTTTGTTAATCGGCATGGGCGCCAAAGACGTCGCCAACCCTGATTATCAATTAGGCGAAGGCTGTCTGGTTGACCAATTGGTGGGACAGTTCCTGGCGCACATCTGTGAACTGGGTTATCTCACCGACGAACAGCATGTCAAAACCACGCTCGCCAGCATTATGAAATACAACTTCCACGCTGATCTCAGCGACCACTTCAACTGTATGCGCACCTTCGCTCTCGCCGACGAAGCGGCGCTGCTAATGGCAAGTTATCCCAAAAGCCGCCCGGAAAATCCGTTTCCGTATTTCACCGAAGCCATGACCGGCTTTGAATATACCGCCGCAATCGGCATGTTGTATGAAGGCCAGACGGAAGAAGGCATGAAGTGCATTCAGGCGATTCGCGACCGCTATGACGGCTTGAAACGCAATCCCTTTAACGAAGCCGAGTGCGGACACCATTACGCCCGCGCACTCGCCAGCTGGGCGGCGGTATTGGCGATGACCGGGTTTTCTTATTCTGCGCCAGAAAAACGTATCACCTTCGCCGCCGAATCCGGCAATCATTTCTGGGCGAACGGTTACGCCTGGGGAACCTGCAAAATCAAAAAATCGCGGTCAAATTGTGAAATTGAATTCACGGTTTTGCACGGAAATATAAAATTCAAAGATTTTGCGCTTCGCGACTTTGGCGCACACTCATTTGATGCAACGCTTGAACTCGCGCAAGGCGGTTCAACGTCATTGAGAATCCCAAAATCCGTTTAA
- a CDS encoding Gfo/Idh/MocA family oxidoreductase gives MESKDQVSRRSFIQKSAGAVAIAAPLVLPSRVLSGPNDTINVGVIGPGRRGQQIMKDLQNAKGGQIVALSDVNEERIEMLGNRKPWKLYTDFRKMLESKEVDAVLVATPDHWHALNSIYACMAGKDVYCEKPMTLTIQEGRVMVQAARKHKRIVQCGSQQRSMKACRIGIELVRQERVGKIKEVHGYRYASPWDQPFPEDTPPASLDWDMWLGPTPKRAYHDDIYTPRANPGWISIMPYSGGEVTGWGAHGVDIIQWGLDMEKSGPVEIWLGDNHRELDAPVHMKYANGVVLHMDGNAPEGGGVFVGEKGSITVDRGRFEVNPKSLGAVGPDAGNSLYVSNDHMQNWIDCIKSRELPIADVEIAHRSTSVCHLMNIARWTRRKLQWNPDKEQFVDDKDANTYIDRPRRSPWELPKIS, from the coding sequence ATGGAATCGAAGGACCAGGTTTCACGCAGATCATTTATTCAAAAGAGCGCCGGAGCAGTTGCAATTGCGGCTCCGCTTGTTTTGCCTTCGCGGGTTTTGTCCGGCCCGAATGACACCATCAATGTTGGAGTGATCGGCCCGGGCCGTCGCGGACAACAAATAATGAAAGACCTGCAAAACGCTAAAGGCGGGCAGATCGTTGCGCTCAGCGACGTCAACGAAGAGCGCATTGAGATGTTGGGAAATAGAAAACCCTGGAAACTCTATACAGATTTTCGCAAGATGTTGGAATCGAAAGAAGTGGACGCGGTGCTGGTCGCAACGCCCGACCATTGGCACGCGCTGAATTCGATCTACGCCTGCATGGCGGGCAAAGACGTCTACTGCGAAAAGCCGATGACGCTGACCATTCAAGAAGGCCGGGTGATGGTGCAAGCCGCGCGCAAACACAAACGCATTGTTCAATGCGGCAGCCAACAGCGTTCGATGAAAGCCTGCCGCATCGGCATTGAATTAGTCCGCCAGGAGCGCGTCGGCAAGATCAAAGAAGTACACGGCTACCGCTATGCCAGCCCGTGGGACCAACCGTTCCCTGAAGATACGCCGCCTGCATCGCTCGATTGGGATATGTGGTTGGGGCCAACGCCTAAACGCGCCTATCACGACGATATCTATACGCCGCGGGCCAACCCCGGTTGGATCTCGATCATGCCGTATTCCGGCGGCGAAGTGACCGGTTGGGGCGCGCACGGCGTGGATATTATTCAATGGGGACTCGATATGGAAAAATCCGGCCCGGTTGAAATTTGGCTGGGCGATAACCACCGCGAACTTGATGCGCCCGTTCACATGAAATACGCCAACGGCGTTGTCTTGCACATGGACGGCAACGCGCCGGAAGGCGGCGGAGTGTTCGTCGGCGAAAAAGGAAGCATCACAGTGGATCGCGGACGCTTTGAAGTGAACCCCAAATCGCTAGGGGCTGTAGGGCCGGACGCAGGCAATTCACTTTATGTCAGCAACGACCACATGCAAAACTGGATTGATTGCATCAAGAGCCGCGAACTTCCAATTGCAGACGTGGAAATTGCTCATCGCTCGACGTCGGTTTGCCACTTGATGAACATTGCCCGCTGGACGCGCCGCAAGTTACAGTGGAACCCGGACAAAGAGCAGTTTGTGGATGACAAGGATGCGAACACGTATATTGATCGCCCGCGCCGTTCCCCGTGGGAACTGCCGAAGATTTCGTAA